A genomic region of Anas platyrhynchos isolate ZD024472 breed Pekin duck chromosome 9, IASCAAS_PekinDuck_T2T, whole genome shotgun sequence contains the following coding sequences:
- the SLITRK3 gene encoding SLIT and NTRK-like protein 3, with the protein MMKPSSAETLHKGRMLWIILLSTIALAWTTPIPLIEDSEELDEPCFDPCYCEVKESIFHIHCDNKGFINISQITESWSRPFKLYLQRNSMRKLYTNSFLHLNNAVSINLGNNALQDIQTGAFNGLRVLKRLYLHENKLDIFRNDTFLGLESLEYLQADYNVIKRIESGAFRNLSKLRVLILNDNLIPMLPTNLFKSVSLTHLDLRGNRLKVLSYRGMLDHIGRSLMEIQLEENPWNCTCEIVQLKSWLERIPYTALVGDITCETPFHFHGKDLREIKRSKLCPMLSDSEVEASLGIPQLSSSKENAWPTKPSSMLSSFHFTASSVEYKTSNKQPKPTKQPRAPRPPPTPRGLYPGPNQPPVAAYQTRPPIPIICPTGCSCSLHINDLGLTVNCKERGFHNISELLPRPLNAKKLYLSGNLIQKIYRSDFWNFSSLDLLHLGNNRISYVQDGAFINLPNLKSLYLNGNDIERLTPGMFRGLQSLHYLYFEYNLIREIQPAAFSLMPNLKLLFLNDNLLRTLPTDAFAGTSLARLNLRNNHFLALPVAGVLEHLHAIVQIDLKLNPWDCTCDLVPLKQWLEALSSVSVVGDVLCASPERLARRDLRSLELGALCPAALRPPAAAAAAAASPPAAAAPPPPSATGAAAYELPPPAAAVPLSVLILSLLVLFFSAVLLAAGLFAFVLRRRRRKRPFRGPRAEAAELGGPGGFQEGGGGERSPEKAPPAGHVYDYIPHPVTQMCNNPIYKPREEDEEDEAAAGGGGGEAAELLRGAGERFAAAPPGPEPSTNYRTLLEKEQEWSLAVSSSQLNTIVAAHPQHPAGGGLAAGAGGSGAAAAAGGAPRDRDRPPPCAVGFVDCLYGTVPKLKELHVHPPGMQYPDLQQDARLKETLLFAAGKGFSEHQTPTSEYLELRAKLQTKPDYLEVLEKTTYRF; encoded by the coding sequence ATGATGAAACCTTCCTCGGCAGAGACGCTTCATAAAGGAAGGATGTTGTGGATAATTCTTCTAAGCACAATTGCTCTAGCATGGACTACACCAATTCCCTTGATAGAGGACTCGGAGGAActtgatgagccctgctttgaTCCATGTTACTGTGAAGTGAAGGAGAGCATTTTCCATATACATTGCGACAACAAAGGATTTATAAATATTAGTCAGATAACAGAGTCATGGTCGAGACCTTTTAAACTTTATCTGCAGCGGAATTCCATGAGGAAATTGTACACCAAcagttttcttcatttgaaCAATGCTGTGTCTATTAACCTTGGAAACAATGCACTGCAGGACATTCAGACGGGGGCTTTTAATGGGCTCCGAGTTCTAAAGAGGTTGTATTTGCACGAAAACAAATTGGACATTTTCAGAAACGACACTTTCCTGGGTTTGGAAAGTCTGGAATATCTGCAGGCAGATTACAATGTCATTAAGCGGATTGAAAGTGGGGCATTTCGAAACCTAAGTAAATTGAGGGTCCTTATCCTAAATGACAATCTGATCCCCATGCTTCCCACCAACCTATTTAAGTCTGTGTCCTTAACCCACTTGGACTTGCGTGGGAACAGGTTAAAAGTCCTTTCATACCGCGGGATGTTGGACCATATTGGCAGGAGCCTGATGGAGATTCAGCTGGAGGAGAACCCGTGGAACTGTACGTGTGAGATCGTGCAGCTGAAGAGCTGGCTGGAGCGCATTCCCTACACTGCCCTGGTGGGGGACATCACCTGCGAGACCCCCTTCCACTTCCATGGGAAGGACCTGAGGGAAATCAAAAGAAGTAAGCTCTGCCCCATGCTGTCCGACTCCGAGGTGGAAGCCAGCCTGGGCATCCCTCAGCTGTCGTCCAGCAAGGAGAACGCGTGGCCTACGAAGCCGTCCTCCATGCTGTCCTCCTTCCATTTCACCGCTTCCTCAGTTGAGTACAAAACATCCAACAAACAGCCCAAGCCCACCAAGCAGCCCAGGGCACCCCGgcctcccccaaccccccgcGGCCTGTACCCCGGGCCTAACCAGCCACCCGTGGCTGCCTACCAGACCAGGCCCCCGATCCCTATCATCTGCCCCACCGGCTGCTCCTGCAGTTTGCACATCAATGACCTGGGCCTGACGGTCAACTGCAAGGAGCGAGGGTTTCACAACATCTCTGAGCTCCTGCCCAGGCCCCTGAATGCCAAGAAGCTGTACCTGAGCGGGAATTTGATCCAGAAAATCTACCGCTCCGATTTCTggaatttttcctctttggatCTCTTGCACTTGGGGAACAACCGCATCTCCTACGTGCAGGATGGGGCCTTTATCAACCTGCCCAATCTCAAGAGCCTCTACCTGAACGGCAATGACATCGAGCGGCTCACCCCGGGCATGTTCCGGGGCCTGCAGAGTTTGCATTACCTGTACTTCGAGTACAACCTGATCAGGGAAATCCAGCCGGCGGCCTTCAGCCTCATGCCCAACCTGAAGCTGCTCTTCCTCAACGACAACCTGCTCCGCACCTTGCCCACCGACGCCTTCGCCGGCACTTCGCTGGCCCGCCTCAACCTGCGCAACAACCACTTCTTGGCGCTGCCGGTGGCCGGGGTGCTGGAGCACCTGCACGCCATCGTGCAGATCGACCTGAAGCTCAACCCCTGGGACTGCACCTGCGACCTGGTGCCCCTCAAGCAGTGGCTGGAGGCGCTCAGCTCGGTCAGCGTGGTGGGCGACGTGCTGTGCGCCAGCCCCGAGCGCTTGGCTCGCCGCGACCTGCGCTCCCTGGAGCTGGGGGCGCTCTGCCCCGCCGCTCTGCGCCcccccgccgctgccgccgctgccgccgcctcgcccccggccgccgccgcccccccgccgccctccgCCACCGGCGCGGCCGCCTATGAgctgccgccgcccgccgccgccgtgccGCTCTCCGTGCTCATCCTCAGCCTGCTGGTCCTCTTCTTCTCGGCCGTGCTGCTGGCCGCCGGGCTCTTCGCTTTCGTGCTGAGGAGGCGCCGGAGGAAGCGGCCGTTCCGCGGGCCCCGGGCGGAGGCGGCGGAGCTGGGCGGCCCGGGGGGCTTCCAggagggcggcggcggggagcgctCCCCGGAGAAGGCGCCCCCGGCGGGTCACGTCTACGACTACATCCCGCACCCGGTGACCCAGATGTGCAACAACCCCATCTACAAGCCGcgggaggaggacgaggaggacgaggcggcggcggggggcggcgggggggaggCGGCCGAGCTGCTGCGGGGCGCCGGAGAGCGCTTCGCCGccgcgccccccggcccggAGCCGAGCACCAACTACCGCACCTTGCTGGAGAAGGAGCAGGAGTGGAGCCTGGCCGTGTCCAGCTCGCAGCTGAACACCATCGTGGCCGCCCACCCGCAGCATCCCGCGGGCGGAGGGCTGGCGGCGGGCGCCGGGGGgtcgggggcggcggcggcggcgggaggagCCCCCCGGGACCGCGACCGCCCGCCCCCCTGCGCCGTGGGCTTCGTGGACTGCCTGTACGGCACCGTGCCCAAGCTGAAGGAACTGCACGTGCACCCCCCTGGCATGCAATACCCGGACCTCCAGCAGGACGCCAGGCTCAAAGAAACCCTTCTCTTCGCGGCCGGCAAGGGCTTCTCAGAGCACCAAACCCCCACAAGCGAATACCTCGAGTTAAGGGCCAAACTCCAAACCAAGCCGGATTACCTCGAAGTCCTGGAGAAGACCACGTACCGGTTCTga